From a single Piliocolobus tephrosceles isolate RC106 chromosome 21, ASM277652v3, whole genome shotgun sequence genomic region:
- the B9D2 gene encoding B9 domain-containing protein 2: MAEVHVIGQIMGASGFSESSLFCKWGIHTGAAWKLLSGVREGQTQVDTPQIGDMAYWSHPIDLHFATKGLQGWPRLHFQVWSQDSFGRCQLAGYGFCHVPSSPGTHQLACPTWRPLGSWREQLARAFVGGGPQLLHGDSIYSGADRYRLHTAAGGTVHLEISLLLRNFDHYGVEC, translated from the exons ATGGCTGAGGTGCACGTGATCGGGCAGATCATGGGGGCCAGCGGTTTCTCGGAAAGTAGCCTCTTCTGCAAGTGGGGCATTCACACAG GGGCGGCGTGGAAGCTCCTGTCAGGCGTGCGGGAGGGCCAAACGCAGGTGGACACCCCCCAGATAGGGGACATGGCCTACTGGTCCCACCCCATCGATCTGCACTTCGCCACCAAAGGTCTTCAAG GCTGGCCCCGGCTCCATTTCCAGGTGTGGTCCCAGGACAGCTTTGGCCGCTGCCAGCTTGCAGGCTATGGATTTTGCCATGTGCCCAGCAGCCCGGGCACACACCAGCTGGCCTGCCCCACATGGCGGCCCCTGGGCAGTTGGCGAGAGCAGCTGGCACGGGCTTTCGTGGGTGGTGGGCCACAGCTGCTGCATGGAGACAGCATATACAGCGGGGCCGACCGCTATCGCCTGCATACAGCTGCTGGTGGCACCGTGCACCTGGAGATCAGCCTGCTGCTCCGCAACTTCGACCACTATGGCGTTGAGTGCTGA